The genome window AACGGTGACGCAACCTGCTGATGGGTTTCGGTGCGGACTCCTGCACGCAGTTGCGAGGTATCCAGAAACTGAAGCCCTGCCGCCAGTATGATCAGAGCCATGCCGATGGTGTGCCGATAGATCCCTTTCCACGCAGCAATCGCCGCGATGCTGACAGGCAGCAGCGTATAGGCCACCGGCCAGAATAATCGTCCGCTCGCCCTGATTTGTTGCAGGAAGCCGGGTGGCTGAGGAATGATCACCAGCAGACGATAAGGGCCAAGATACCATGTATGAGAGATGGCCAGCAGGATAAGGCACAGGCAGGCCAGCAGAAGCCCCCCATGCCTGCGCCAGCCGCCATGTACGAAATGATGCCATTCTGTCCGCTTGCTGACAGAAAAGGCCAGCACGATCAGCAGCAACAGCAATCCCGCTCCCAGATACTGGAAGCCTTCATATTGACCGCCTGTCATATCAATGGCGCCAATCCCGCGATTGGGCAGAAGGGCGGAAGAGGCTGGATAAAACGGGGCCAGCAGATTCATCGAATAATGGCCATATCCGCCATCTGACTTTGCCCCCCAGAGACTGGCGCCAGAGCCGGTCAGGACAACAAGAGCACCTGTCAGCACGACAGCGGCTGCGCATTTGCGCCAGCCTTTGTCTCCACGCAGCTTGAGTGTGACAGGAACAGCCAGAAACAGGCTGGCCACCATGACCATCAGATAAGGATGGATCAGCAGGCTCAGCACGGTCAGCACACAGCCTGCCAACAGGAGCGACAGGCGCGGCCCGGCACAGAGCCGGAAATACAGCCCGACCATCAGCAGGATCAGAAAATGCCCGCACAGGGCGGCATGCCCGATGCGGAAGATGAAGGTCGGCATGGAGATGGCCATCACCGCAATGGCAAGCGCAGGCAGCAGCCTTTTTTCTCCCAGACCGCGCAGGGCATATATGGCGGCAACCGGTTGCAGCATCCAGCACAGCGTCAGCCAGATGGTGACGGTCTCAAATCCTTTCGGCAGCCATGGTTGAAACAGTTTGGCCAGTAAAATGGTCAGAGGAATACTGTCGGTCAGGCTGACCGCCGTATCGGCCATTCTGTGAGAGACCAGAGGAGGCCAGTTCCAGGGCTCAGCCAGAAAATACCACTGGCCGACAATGTGCTGGGCCACATCGGCCGAAGTCGGTGCAGCGGACTGATAGTGCCCCAGAAAAGCGGAGAGCGGGAACAGGGTGCTGGTCAGCAGGACGCCGATCAGAAGACCCCATAGATAACTGAGACGACCGCTGGCGGCCGGCTCGGATGAAAAAGGTATCAGGATCGTCTCCCTGGAACTGGCGGGGGTAGTATCATTCCGCGTCCGTGCTGAATAACACGGTCTCCGAATTTATCACGCAGCTGATCCAGCGCTTTCCGGGCTGCGGCGCGTCTGGTGCTGGTCTGGTCCATTAAATCACCGGGATCGGCCAGGGAAGCGCTGACCAGCGGTGAAGCCCCCAGCCCGATCAGGCGAAAACGGGTGCCATCGGTTTCTTTTTCCAGCAGGTTGCGTCCTGATTCGAACAGTGTTTCGGGCAGGCAGGTCGGCCTGTGCAGGCGACGACTGCGGGTGCGCTGGGCGAAACCGGCGGTTTTCAGCTTCAGCACGATGCCCGACGCAGCCAGATCCTGCTCCCTCAGGCGGCGCGCCAGTTTTTCAGCCATACGCCAGAGATGCCGCTCCAATGTCTCCTGGTCGCTGATATCGGCTTCAAAGGTGGTTTCCGCACTGACGGATTTCGTGTCGCGCTCAGGGGAGATACGACGGGAATCTTCTCCCCTTGCCCTCCGCACCAGGCCTGGCCCGTCATCG of Granulibacter bethesdensis contains these proteins:
- a CDS encoding DUF6311 domain-containing protein, with amino-acid sequence MAQHIVGQWYFLAEPWNWPPLVSHRMADTAVSLTDSIPLTILLAKLFQPWLPKGFETVTIWLTLCWMLQPVAAIYALRGLGEKRLLPALAIAVMAISMPTFIFRIGHAALCGHFLILLMVGLYFRLCAGPRLSLLLAGCVLTVLSLLIHPYLMVMVASLFLAVPVTLKLRGDKGWRKCAAAVVLTGALVVLTGSGASLWGAKSDGGYGHYSMNLLAPFYPASSALLPNRGIGAIDMTGGQYEGFQYLGAGLLLLLIVLAFSVSKRTEWHHFVHGGWRRHGGLLLACLCLILLAISHTWYLGPYRLLVIIPQPPGFLQQIRASGRLFWPVAYTLLPVSIAAIAAWKGIYRHTIGMALIILAAGLQFLDTSQLRAGVRTETHQQVASPFDSIKLREILAGQNRLNIYMPARCWNNDINDLMQVLWVAAQVPIAVNTMYTARTNNAAGCSLDAAGGATLATGEVKLFLPNHQASAFLVDHAAEQCRALGALGVCTADTARLEGLPAIRLPHAISGERLPASAGHMLSTLLVQGWLEPAGWGTWSVGPQADLLLPAIGNGALHLVVQAQGFAPVSGGTQHVTVLQNGVPVAEWDLTDMQIKTYQAELPPVTGLRRLTFRIARPISPTERQSWSFDGQIGFGLEAVTVSER